One genomic window of Candidatus Pseudobacter hemicellulosilyticus includes the following:
- a CDS encoding lysophospholipid acyltransferase family protein — protein sequence MKLIKEILGRILALWAALVFVGTMLVFLIPFILYSYTHPDPTRNIRFLQMARVWMSSFRTLIGCWLTIRGREHFKKGQQYIVVCNHNSLMDIPVSSPAIPHGNKTIAKMEMARIPLFGMIYRSGSVLVDRKNEKSRKDSFRKMIQALNMGLHMCIYPEGTRNKSELPIKAFHDGAFRLALDTGHAIIPGVIFNTKKVLPANKPFYFMPHRLAIHFLPPIAPEPGESTESLKNRVHALMLEYYVANDRP from the coding sequence ATGAAGTTGATCAAAGAAATCCTCGGTCGCATTTTAGCCCTCTGGGCCGCACTGGTCTTTGTAGGGACCATGCTTGTATTCCTTATACCCTTTATCCTGTACAGCTACACCCATCCTGACCCCACCCGCAATATCCGTTTCCTGCAGATGGCGCGCGTATGGATGAGTTCGTTTCGCACCCTGATAGGCTGCTGGCTCACTATCCGTGGCCGGGAGCATTTCAAAAAAGGACAACAATATATAGTGGTCTGCAACCACAATTCCCTGATGGATATTCCTGTCTCATCCCCTGCCATCCCCCACGGCAATAAGACCATTGCCAAAATGGAGATGGCCCGTATTCCTTTATTTGGTATGATCTACCGCTCAGGCAGTGTGCTGGTGGACCGGAAAAATGAGAAAAGCCGAAAGGACAGTTTCCGCAAAATGATACAGGCCCTGAATATGGGACTGCATATGTGTATTTATCCCGAAGGCACGCGCAACAAAAGCGAGTTGCCTATCAAAGCCTTCCATGACGGGGCTTTCCGGCTGGCGCTGGATACCGGCCATGCCATCATTCCCGGCGTTATCTTCAATACCAAAAAAGTATTGCCCGCCAACAAGCCCTTTTACTTCATGCCGCACCGGCTGGCCATTCATTTCCTGCCGCCCATTGCCCCGGAACCCGGGGAATCCACGGAATCTTTAAAGAACAGGGTACATGCGCTGATGCTGGAATATTATGTAGCCAACGACAGGCCGTAG
- a CDS encoding MlaD family protein has protein sequence MKISNETKVGSLTAIAIVVLIFGFNFLKGKDLNASHDKLYAVFPSVEGLAVSTPVMINGLQVGKVAALKEIDMNLTGIVVTISMSKEVNIPRNSVALINSELLGGASMKIQLGNGSNYVKDGDTLLSMQAKGMVDKLQASIDPALASVNRTLVSLDTLIMNLNSTLDPRTKNNLQDIIANLMRTTKSLEQLANAQTGILAKSLTNMESVTGNLAKNNEKITATVNNLEKATSQFANADIKGSLEELKGVLSNLETTIGKTTQKDNTLGLLLNDRQLYDEIRETNRSLTTLLDDLRVHPKRYVSISVFGKKDKKGPLMSPIYDTIPK, from the coding sequence ATGAAAATTTCTAATGAAACCAAGGTAGGATCTTTAACAGCCATAGCTATCGTAGTACTGATCTTTGGATTTAACTTTCTGAAAGGCAAAGACCTGAACGCGTCTCATGACAAACTCTATGCGGTTTTTCCCTCCGTGGAAGGACTGGCAGTCTCCACCCCGGTCATGATCAATGGCCTCCAGGTGGGCAAAGTGGCCGCGCTGAAAGAGATAGATATGAACCTCACCGGCATTGTGGTCACCATTTCCATGAGCAAAGAGGTCAATATTCCCAGGAATTCTGTTGCGCTCATCAATTCAGAGCTGCTGGGCGGCGCTTCCATGAAGATCCAGCTGGGCAATGGCAGTAACTATGTGAAGGACGGCGATACCCTGCTGAGCATGCAAGCCAAAGGCATGGTAGATAAGCTCCAGGCCAGTATTGACCCGGCGCTGGCCAGCGTGAACAGGACCCTGGTTTCCCTGGATACCCTGATCATGAACCTCAACAGCACCCTGGATCCACGCACCAAGAATAACCTCCAGGATATCATCGCCAACCTGATGCGCACCACCAAATCACTGGAACAACTGGCCAACGCCCAGACCGGCATCCTGGCCAAGTCCCTCACCAATATGGAAAGCGTGACGGGCAACCTGGCCAAAAACAATGAAAAGATAACGGCTACGGTCAACAACCTGGAAAAAGCCACCAGCCAGTTTGCCAATGCAGATATCAAAGGCTCATTGGAAGAACTGAAAGGCGTACTGAGCAACCTGGAAACCACTATTGGTAAAACCACACAGAAAGACAATACCCTCGGCCTGCTGTTAAATGATCGCCAATTGTACGATGAGATCCGAGAGACCAATCGCAGTTTGACTACCTTGCTCGACGACCTGCGGGTACATCCAAAGCGGTATGTGAGCATTTCCGTGTTTGGCAAAAAGGACAAGAAAGGCCCGCTGATGAGCCCTATCTACGATACTATCCCGAAATAA
- a CDS encoding N-acetylmuramoyl-L-alanine amidase, producing the protein MLIKFFCSLSLLVVATALTSFQPALQQDQQPAVLRTIIVDAGHGGKAIGARGKYSTEKDVCLAIALKLGKKIAHDLPGVKVVYTRTTDAFVDNRVRAEMANAARGDLFISIHANSARQLSQRKITGYRKETYYTGKGKNRKKKTRSVPIYKTYTSENPARGTETYIWAADRTDAKGGFVNEVMSEEEESEEGFSPDLNDPAFKAKSLLWTKRYFDKSLLLANLVEEEFVKGGRSSRGVKQRNNEGIWVLQATGMPSILIETGFISNRKEEDYLNNKVGQEEMASQILKAVKRYKTALGDK; encoded by the coding sequence ATGTTGATTAAATTCTTTTGCAGCCTGTCGTTATTGGTAGTAGCCACAGCTCTCACTTCTTTTCAGCCGGCGCTGCAGCAGGACCAGCAGCCTGCCGTACTCAGGACAATTATAGTGGATGCCGGCCATGGCGGCAAAGCCATCGGCGCCCGGGGAAAATATTCTACTGAAAAAGATGTATGCCTGGCCATTGCCCTTAAACTGGGTAAAAAGATAGCGCATGACCTGCCTGGCGTGAAAGTGGTGTATACCCGCACAACAGATGCGTTTGTAGATAACCGGGTCCGTGCAGAAATGGCCAATGCAGCCAGGGGCGACCTGTTCATTTCCATCCACGCCAATTCAGCCCGGCAGCTCAGTCAAAGAAAAATTACCGGCTACCGGAAAGAGACCTATTATACCGGCAAGGGCAAGAACCGCAAGAAAAAAACACGGTCTGTTCCTATATATAAGACCTATACCTCCGAGAACCCTGCCCGCGGCACAGAAACTTATATCTGGGCGGCCGACCGCACGGATGCCAAGGGCGGCTTTGTGAATGAAGTGATGTCTGAGGAGGAAGAATCCGAAGAAGGCTTTTCGCCTGACCTCAACGATCCTGCCTTTAAAGCCAAATCCCTGCTCTGGACCAAGCGCTACTTTGATAAAAGCCTGCTGCTGGCCAACCTGGTGGAGGAAGAATTTGTAAAAGGCGGCCGGAGCAGCCGGGGCGTAAAACAACGGAACAATGAAGGCATCTGGGTCCTCCAGGCCACGGGCATGCCCAGCATCCTGATAGAGACAGGCTTTATCTCCAACCGCAAAGAAGAGGACTACCTGAACAATAAAGTAGGCCAGGAAGAGATGGCCAGCCAGATACTGAAGGCCGTGAAACGTTATAAAACCGCATTGGGCGACAAATGA
- a CDS encoding DeoR/GlpR family DNA-binding transcription regulator, whose protein sequence is MLKKERQAYILHQINLHNKVLSSGLSTEMSVSEDTIRRDLQELADDGKIIKVHGGALSHSFSQVYLPSSDVYSQDYKKVIAQKAAALITDGMFVFTTGGTTVIELARALPPQLKATFVSGSIPVVLEYMQHPAIEVILIGDKVSKNSKITVGGEAISQIRRIRADLCFLGINAIDLRHGITDNDWEVVQLKKAMIESSQKVVCLTIAEKINTFQPIHIDEASRIDILITELPAEHPLLQPYRDAGIQVL, encoded by the coding sequence ATGCTGAAAAAAGAGAGACAGGCATACATCCTCCACCAGATCAACCTGCACAATAAAGTGCTGAGCTCCGGGCTCAGTACCGAAATGAGCGTATCTGAAGATACCATCCGCCGCGACCTCCAGGAACTGGCCGATGATGGCAAGATCATCAAAGTGCATGGCGGCGCCCTCTCCCATTCTTTCAGCCAGGTATATCTCCCCTCCAGCGATGTGTATTCCCAGGACTATAAAAAAGTGATTGCCCAGAAAGCAGCCGCCCTCATCACAGACGGCATGTTTGTTTTCACCACCGGCGGTACTACCGTTATTGAACTGGCCCGCGCCCTGCCGCCCCAGCTCAAAGCCACCTTTGTATCCGGCAGCATTCCCGTAGTCCTGGAATATATGCAGCATCCTGCCATAGAAGTGATCCTCATCGGCGACAAGGTCTCCAAGAACTCCAAGATCACCGTGGGCGGTGAAGCCATCAGCCAGATCCGGCGCATCCGGGCCGACCTCTGCTTTCTCGGCATCAACGCCATTGACCTCAGACACGGTATCACCGACAACGACTGGGAAGTGGTCCAGCTTAAAAAAGCGATGATTGAATCCTCCCAGAAAGTTGTTTGTCTCACCATTGCCGAAAAGATCAACACCTTCCAGCCAATCCATATTGATGAAGCCAGCAGGATAGATATCCTGATCACTGAATTACCAGCAGAACATCCCCTGTTGCAACCCTACCGGGATGCAGGCATCCAGGTGCTGTAG
- the ung gene encoding uracil-DNA glycosylase, with the protein MEVKIDPTWKEVLKGEFEKPYFAEIATHLRTEKMTGQTIYPPGPQIFNAFNLTPFDHVKVVILGQDPYHGKGQAHGLCFSVADGVKPPPSLVNIFKELHNDVGITIPSHGNLTRWAQQGVLMLNASLTVRAGEPMSHAKIGWATFTNSVIKKVSDLKENVVFILWGKFAQEKQELIDETRHHLVLKAAHPSPYSADAGFFGCRHFSKANNFLANNGIDPIDWAL; encoded by the coding sequence ATGGAAGTTAAGATTGACCCAACCTGGAAAGAGGTGCTGAAAGGAGAATTTGAAAAGCCTTATTTTGCTGAGATCGCCACGCATCTCCGTACAGAAAAGATGACTGGTCAGACCATTTACCCCCCAGGCCCGCAAATATTCAACGCATTTAACCTGACGCCTTTTGACCATGTAAAAGTGGTGATCCTGGGACAGGATCCGTATCATGGCAAGGGACAGGCCCATGGTCTTTGCTTTTCCGTAGCGGATGGCGTAAAACCGCCTCCCTCCCTGGTCAATATTTTCAAGGAACTGCACAACGATGTGGGTATTACCATTCCTTCCCATGGCAACCTGACCCGCTGGGCGCAGCAGGGTGTACTGATGCTGAATGCTTCCCTGACCGTCCGTGCCGGCGAACCTATGAGCCATGCCAAGATCGGCTGGGCCACTTTCACCAATTCAGTGATCAAAAAAGTATCCGACCTCAAAGAAAATGTGGTCTTCATTCTCTGGGGCAAATTTGCACAGGAAAAGCAGGAGCTGATTGATGAAACCCGCCATCACCTGGTACTTAAAGCCGCTCACCCATCACCTTACTCGGCCGATGCCGGTTTCTTTGGCTGCCGCCATTTTTCCAAGGCCAATAATTTCCTGGCCAATAATGGTATTGACCCAATCGACTGGGCGCTGTAA
- a CDS encoding putative LPS assembly protein LptD → MDADTIPGKIDSLPRIDSLGRNLDSLGVQTDTFHLKLSKDSLDAPVEYKASDSMIMDVKTQRIILYSKASVKQKDMELTADSIELDQPSKLVVATYRRDTAGKIIGRPKMVQADSKMESDVIRYNFETQRGLTSSTITQQGEMIVQGEKIKKISPTEYFASRGQISTCNLDTPHFAFRTPRMKMVSQKLAVTGPIHPEFEGVPVPIYIPFGFFPLSQGRHSGLLPPQFTSSEQFGLGLEGLGYYKVLNDNFDVTLRSNIYSYGGMAFFVTPNYYKRYKYKGTLAFSYQNSRLLSNSAKEEFTRTKTFNINWSHSVDSRARPGTSFSANVNAGSTKYNQFVYNNPMANFSNQLNSSITYSKTWDTRFNLTASANHNQNNNTQLINLNLPNVAFTVNTFYPFQSKEFVGTPKWYQKLGIGLNSNVANQISVYERDFNLTKILDTMQWGVQNSIPIQLSLPSLGPIQIAPGISYSNRVFSRSMEKRYNTATKKVDTIVTRGLFTAHDVSFSVGVNTALFGMFNRFGPNSALRAIRHVVRPSVSLSYKPDLASGYYYDFRPDSAQQRIVRTSRYEGGMFGSFSEGVFGGISFGIDNNLEAKVRSKKDTANGGVKKIRLIDGFGFNSGYNLMADSFKLSNFNLYVRSTLFDKINITAGATMDPYQIDSTGYRVNKYAWAGGKGFSPGRITNGSIAISTSFQSKPKDEKKAKEQEEALGDLPPVTAEEQMAMLNYARSNPAEFADFNVPWSINLSFSFSFSRQFRADYQGFETVTSSNINLNGDFNLTPKWKIGASSYYDFKTSDIQSFTMSISREMHCWQMSINVTPVGLYRTFNITINPKSGVLRDLKINRTRYFYGQ, encoded by the coding sequence TTGGACGCCGATACCATTCCCGGAAAAATAGATAGTCTGCCCCGGATTGATAGCCTGGGCCGCAACCTGGACAGCCTGGGTGTGCAGACCGATACCTTCCACCTCAAACTCTCCAAAGACTCGCTGGATGCGCCTGTAGAGTACAAAGCGTCCGACTCTATGATAATGGACGTCAAAACCCAAAGGATCATTCTCTACAGCAAGGCCAGCGTTAAACAAAAAGATATGGAGCTGACGGCGGACAGCATTGAGCTGGACCAGCCCAGCAAGCTGGTCGTTGCCACTTACCGGCGGGATACGGCCGGTAAAATTATAGGTCGCCCCAAAATGGTGCAGGCTGACAGCAAAATGGAGTCCGATGTTATCCGCTATAATTTTGAAACGCAGCGGGGCCTTACCAGCTCCACCATCACGCAGCAGGGGGAAATGATTGTACAGGGGGAGAAGATAAAAAAGATCTCCCCAACGGAGTATTTTGCTTCGCGTGGCCAAATCTCCACCTGTAACCTGGATACGCCGCACTTTGCTTTCCGGACCCCCAGGATGAAAATGGTGAGCCAGAAACTGGCGGTCACCGGGCCTATCCACCCGGAATTTGAAGGCGTGCCCGTTCCCATCTATATCCCTTTCGGCTTCTTCCCGCTTTCCCAGGGGCGCCATTCAGGCCTGCTGCCACCCCAGTTCACCTCCAGTGAACAGTTTGGTCTGGGCCTGGAAGGATTGGGTTATTATAAGGTGCTCAATGATAATTTTGATGTCACCCTGCGCAGCAATATTTATTCTTATGGTGGCATGGCGTTTTTTGTTACGCCCAACTATTATAAGCGCTATAAATACAAAGGGACCCTGGCCTTCTCTTACCAGAACTCGCGCCTGCTGAGTAACAGCGCCAAAGAGGAGTTCACCAGGACCAAGACCTTTAATATTAACTGGAGCCACTCGGTAGACAGCCGGGCCCGGCCAGGAACCAGTTTCTCCGCCAATGTGAATGCGGGCTCTACCAAGTACAACCAGTTTGTGTACAATAACCCGATGGCCAACTTCTCTAACCAGTTGAACTCGTCCATCACTTATTCCAAGACCTGGGATACCCGTTTCAACCTGACGGCCAGCGCCAACCACAACCAGAACAACAATACGCAGCTGATCAATCTGAACCTGCCCAACGTAGCGTTCACGGTCAATACTTTTTATCCTTTCCAGTCCAAAGAGTTTGTGGGTACGCCTAAATGGTACCAGAAACTGGGGATCGGGCTGAACTCCAACGTGGCCAACCAGATCAGTGTGTACGAACGTGATTTCAACCTGACCAAGATCCTGGACACCATGCAATGGGGCGTACAGAACAGTATTCCCATCCAGCTGTCCCTGCCTTCTCTTGGCCCTATCCAGATAGCACCCGGTATCAGTTATTCCAATCGTGTGTTTTCCCGGTCCATGGAAAAGAGATACAATACCGCTACTAAAAAAGTAGATACCATAGTGACCAGAGGTTTGTTTACGGCGCATGACGTATCGTTCAGCGTTGGTGTCAATACCGCCCTGTTTGGTATGTTCAATCGTTTTGGTCCCAACAGCGCCCTGCGCGCCATCCGGCACGTAGTGCGGCCCAGCGTATCGCTGAGCTATAAGCCTGACCTGGCCTCCGGTTATTATTATGATTTCAGGCCGGACAGCGCCCAGCAACGGATTGTCCGGACTTCCCGCTATGAAGGCGGCATGTTCGGCTCCTTTTCTGAAGGGGTATTTGGCGGGATCAGCTTCGGGATCGACAATAACCTGGAAGCCAAAGTGCGTTCCAAAAAAGATACGGCCAATGGTGGTGTCAAAAAGATCCGCCTCATTGATGGTTTCGGTTTCAACAGCGGGTATAACCTGATGGCCGATTCTTTCAAGCTCTCCAATTTCAATCTCTACGTACGCAGTACGCTGTTTGATAAGATCAATATCACCGCCGGCGCTACCATGGACCCTTACCAGATCGACAGCACAGGCTATCGCGTAAACAAATATGCCTGGGCCGGTGGCAAAGGATTTTCTCCGGGACGTATCACCAATGGGAGCATAGCCATTTCTACTTCTTTCCAGAGCAAACCCAAGGACGAGAAGAAAGCCAAGGAACAGGAAGAAGCCCTGGGCGATCTGCCGCCGGTAACGGCCGAAGAACAGATGGCCATGCTGAACTATGCAAGGTCCAATCCGGCCGAGTTTGCAGATTTCAATGTGCCCTGGTCTATCAACCTGTCGTTCTCCTTCAGCTTCTCCCGGCAATTCCGGGCCGATTACCAGGGTTTTGAAACAGTTACCAGTTCCAATATCAACCTCAATGGCGACTTTAACCTGACGCCCAAATGGAAGATAGGGGCCAGTTCCTATTACGATTTCAAGACCAGCGATATCCAGTCTTTCACCATGTCCATCTCCCGCGAAATGCACTGCTGGCAAATGTCCATCAACGTTACGCCTGTGGGCCTGTACCGGACCTTCAACATCACTATCAATCCCAAATCAGGGGTGCTACGCGATCTGAAGATCAACCGGACCAGGTATTTCTACGGACAGTAG
- a CDS encoding N-acetylmuramoyl-L-alanine amidase, with protein sequence MMMKKIGSIGIFLVSLIAVAAFTRKERLPEQPKPVLSTIIIDAGHGGVDPGARGQLMTEAKVALSISLKLGKAIEAAMPEVKVIYTRTTDVLAGGGTNVQESLRYRARMANEAKGDLFVSIHCNAAGVKAGGWYAKKVVGHTNKTVYVGKGKNRKKKTVRSPIYENYWVKNWQHGTETYIWAADRGEAKSESINMTQDDGGENVEDSTDILDLSSPEARIRAQLYEKKYFTKSLLLANYVEEEFVKGGRVSRGVKQRNEKGIWVLQATGMPSVLIETGFVSHTEEEEYIVSEKGQEEIVASILSSLLRYRASLEGKPAGGAADSPPTEQ encoded by the coding sequence ATGATGATGAAAAAAATTGGTTCGATAGGTATTTTTCTTGTTTCGCTCATAGCGGTGGCGGCATTTACCCGCAAGGAAAGGCTGCCTGAGCAACCCAAACCGGTATTGTCCACCATCATTATTGATGCGGGGCATGGTGGTGTGGATCCCGGCGCCCGGGGCCAGCTCATGACGGAAGCAAAGGTAGCCCTGTCCATTTCCCTGAAGCTGGGCAAGGCTATTGAAGCGGCCATGCCTGAAGTGAAAGTGATCTATACCCGTACAACGGATGTACTGGCCGGTGGCGGCACCAATGTACAGGAATCCCTGCGGTACCGGGCCAGGATGGCCAATGAGGCCAAAGGCGATCTCTTTGTCAGCATTCACTGCAATGCAGCCGGCGTGAAGGCTGGCGGCTGGTATGCCAAAAAAGTAGTGGGCCATACCAATAAAACGGTTTATGTGGGTAAAGGCAAGAACCGCAAGAAAAAGACCGTCCGCTCCCCCATTTATGAAAACTATTGGGTCAAGAACTGGCAGCATGGTACGGAGACCTATATTTGGGCGGCCGACCGTGGGGAAGCCAAGAGTGAATCCATCAATATGACCCAGGACGATGGTGGAGAAAATGTGGAGGACAGTACAGATATCCTTGACCTCAGCTCTCCTGAAGCCCGTATCCGGGCACAGTTATACGAAAAGAAATACTTTACCAAGAGCCTGCTGCTGGCCAATTATGTGGAAGAAGAATTTGTGAAAGGCGGCCGTGTGAGCCGGGGCGTAAAACAACGGAATGAAAAAGGCATCTGGGTGTTGCAGGCTACAGGCATGCCCAGCGTGCTGATTGAAACAGGTTTTGTAAGCCATACCGAAGAAGAGGAATATATTGTCAGCGAAAAAGGACAGGAAGAAATTGTTGCCAGCATCCTGAGCTCCCTGCTCCGCTACCGGGCCAGCCTGGAAGGCAAACCCGCCGGGGGCGCCGCAGACAGCCCTCCCACCGAACAGTGA
- a CDS encoding OstA-like protein, which yields MNRYYYLTIVLFFASLYTSYAQSPASDSTAPQIVNWIYSDVFRSERKDSVTEVQTMVGKVHMAQGRTQFYCDSAIYNKRLRTVEAFGNVHINDADSVHTYSQYLLYHADTRIAFLRNKVKLTDNKITLTTEELRYDANEKIGDYYNGGKVVNGPTVLTSKEGTYYGELKDVYFKRNVVLNDPQYNLKGDSLLYNTTTEIATFIAPTTIRDSSNKDIYTTDGFYDLKNKKAYFGKRPIIHDGRTLIIANEVTTDDASGISLLKGNAVFVDSAQGVSVLANFIRANRNESSFFATQSPLMIIQQEKDSIYITADTLVSGKLSKLEKMMDSLRHVADSLRKLADTVSQEELTPGVPMPPRPATDSLIRSKDSIRTAVIAADSLNRSMDSLATMAVDSLVSGKDLRPQAAAKPPGIDSLLSVRDSMARVVQPAVDSLAAVRDSITNIQPPQPPARRPDSLAKRPQTPPVPGRRPDGQPAPPTMRPVQQDPLVKAPPPASKETDTLRGITVVDSASAPLSDSADRYFQAYHHVRIFSDSLQAVADSLFYSGRDSAFRLFTDPIIWSGDNQITGDTIYLYTKNKQPDRLFVFENALAVNKLTTGPNMYNQLKGNRLNGIFVDGAIDHFRSRGNAESVYYILDNDSALVGINKVQGDIIELRFKNKELFQVAVISEPSGTMLPVSQATEQDRFLRNFKWQEARRPKSKYELFGN from the coding sequence ATGAACCGGTATTATTACCTCACTATTGTTTTATTTTTTGCCTCTCTTTATACCAGCTATGCCCAGTCGCCAGCCAGCGATTCCACCGCTCCACAGATTGTAAACTGGATCTACTCCGATGTATTCCGGAGTGAGCGAAAGGATTCTGTCACTGAAGTGCAGACCATGGTAGGCAAGGTACACATGGCACAGGGCCGCACCCAGTTCTATTGCGACAGCGCTATTTACAATAAACGCCTCAGGACCGTTGAAGCTTTTGGCAATGTGCATATCAATGACGCCGATAGCGTTCATACCTATTCCCAATACCTGCTCTACCATGCAGATACCCGGATCGCCTTCCTCCGTAATAAAGTAAAGCTGACAGATAACAAGATCACCCTCACCACCGAGGAACTGCGTTATGACGCCAATGAAAAAATAGGCGACTATTACAACGGTGGTAAAGTAGTGAACGGCCCTACCGTACTCACCAGCAAGGAAGGCACTTACTATGGCGAATTAAAAGATGTATATTTCAAAAGGAATGTAGTGCTCAATGACCCGCAGTACAATCTTAAAGGCGATTCCCTTTTATACAATACCACTACGGAGATAGCTACTTTCATAGCGCCGACAACCATCCGGGACTCCAGCAATAAGGATATCTATACCACTGATGGTTTTTACGACCTGAAAAATAAGAAAGCATACTTCGGTAAAAGGCCCATCATCCATGATGGCCGGACCCTGATCATTGCCAATGAGGTGACTACCGATGACGCCAGCGGCATCTCGCTCCTGAAAGGCAATGCCGTTTTTGTGGACAGCGCCCAGGGCGTTTCTGTACTGGCCAATTTTATCCGGGCCAACCGCAACGAGAGCAGCTTTTTTGCCACGCAGAGCCCGCTCATGATCATCCAACAGGAAAAAGACTCCATTTATATTACGGCAGACACCCTGGTATCCGGCAAGCTCAGCAAGCTGGAAAAGATGATGGATTCACTGCGGCATGTGGCGGACTCCCTCCGGAAATTAGCAGATACCGTTAGCCAGGAGGAACTGACCCCCGGCGTTCCGATGCCACCCCGCCCTGCCACTGATTCGCTGATCCGTTCAAAAGATTCTATACGCACTGCAGTGATAGCAGCCGATTCCCTGAACCGCAGCATGGACTCACTGGCCACCATGGCCGTAGACTCCCTGGTGAGCGGGAAAGATCTCCGGCCGCAGGCAGCAGCTAAACCACCGGGCATTGACAGCCTGTTATCGGTAAGGGACAGTATGGCCAGGGTGGTACAACCAGCCGTAGATAGCCTGGCGGCTGTCAGGGATAGCATAACCAACATTCAGCCGCCGCAACCGCCGGCACGCAGGCCGGATAGTCTGGCCAAAAGACCACAAACTCCGCCTGTTCCGGGCCGCAGGCCTGACGGCCAGCCAGCCCCACCTACCATGAGGCCTGTTCAACAGGACCCGCTGGTCAAGGCTCCGCCACCTGCTTCCAAAGAGACAGATACGCTGCGTGGTATTACCGTGGTGGATTCAGCTTCCGCTCCGCTGAGTGATAGCGCCGACCGGTATTTCCAGGCTTATCACCATGTGCGCATTTTCTCCGATTCACTCCAGGCCGTGGCCGACAGCCTGTTCTATTCCGGCAGGGATTCTGCATTCCGGTTGTTTACGGATCCTATTATCTGGTCGGGCGATAACCAGATCACCGGTGATACTATTTATCTCTATACCAAAAACAAACAACCCGATCGCCTGTTCGTATTTGAAAATGCGCTGGCGGTTAACAAGCTGACCACCGGCCCGAATATGTATAACCAGCTCAAAGGGAACCGGCTCAACGGCATCTTTGTAGACGGCGCCATTGATCATTTCCGGTCCCGCGGCAATGCGGAAAGCGTGTATTATATCCTGGATAACGACAGCGCCCTGGTAGGCATCAACAAAGTACAGGGCGATATCATTGAGCTGCGCTTTAAGAACAAGGAACTGTTCCAGGTGGCGGTGATCAGTGAACCCAGTGGGACCATGCTGCCCGTAAGCCAGGCTACCGAACAGGACCGGTTCCTGCGCAATTTCAAATGGCAGGAAGCCCGCAGACCCAAATCCAAATACGAACTGTTCGGGAATTAA